From the genome of Cytophagales bacterium WSM2-2:
AGAATTCAAAATGGATGTTGGCTGAAAACTCCATTTCTAATTCAATAACTGAAATAACCATTGACCCTGAAACCGCGTGGAAACTTTTTTCGAAAAGTTGGCGTCCTGAACAAGTCTTGAACAAAGTTTCAATTACAGGGAATCAAAAGTTAGGTGAAGTGGCCCTGACCATGGTTTCCGTAATGGCCTGATTGTTTCATTAAGTTTTTAATACCTTTCGAACATGGATGACTTCCTGATTTTGGTGGATGAACACGACAAGCCGTGGGGAAAATTAGAAAAAGATCAGGTGCATCAATTAGGATTACTTCATCGGGCATTTTCTGTCTTCATTTTCAATTCCAAAGGTGAATTGCTACTGCAGCAACGAGCTGAAGGAAAATATCATTCTGCCGGACTATGGACCAATACATGCTGCAGCCATCCACGGTACGGTGAAGAATTGAGCGAAGCCATTCCCCGGAGATTGGAAGAGGAAATGGGGATGAAAGTTTCCACACAATTTATTTTCAGTTTTACTTATAAAGCGAAATTTGAAAACGGACTTACAGAACATGAGTTCGATCACGTATACTACGGTGTGAGCGATGAACTGCCCCATCCTAATCCGGCCGAGGTTAGCCAATGGAAATATGTCAGTATTAAGTCGCTTGAAGCTGATATCGCCTCCTCTCCAACACAATACACTGCCTGGTTGAAGATCTGCCTTCCCAGGCTTACGGATTATCTTAAGACTTCTTCCATAAACGAGTCTTACCGCATTTCGGCCCCTTAGCCAGGATTTTACTAACAAAAAAATATTTTCTTAGCCATTTGTGTAACCGAATGGTTTCATTTTATATTTGTAACCGATCAGTTACACAAAAAAAATGAGAAGAGATGTTTTTCAGGCCATTGCCGACCCAACACGGAGGCAAATCATCAATATGCTGGCAACGCAACGGCTTAACTTAAATGCGGTAGCTGAAAATTTTAATGTCAGCCGGCCTGCGATTTCCAAGCATATCAAAATTCTCACGGAGTGCGGGCTGATTGTCATTACGCAGCAGGGTCGTGAACGGCACTGCGAAGTGAGGTTGCAAAAGCTAAGTGAAGTGTCGGACTGGATTGAGCAGTACCGGCAGTTCTGGAATAAGAAACTGGATGCATTGGAAAACTATCTGAATCAACTGCAGGCAACAGAACGAAACAAGAAATCATCAAAACCTAAAAGACATGGCAGGAAAAAATGAAAGCACAACCGATCGCGAGATCAAAATCACAAGGGTATTCGATGCACCACGAAACCTCTTGTGGTCAGCCTGGACTGAGCAAAAACATGTGATCAATTGGTGGGGACCAACCGGCTTTACCAATACCATCCATCAAATGGAAGTAAAGGCCGGAGGGGTTTGGGACTTTATCATGCATGGCCCGGATGGGACGAACTATCCAAATAAAATTGTTTTCACGGAAGTTGTAAAACCGGAGTTATTAAAGTTCGACCATGGATCGGACAATCCAAATGATCCGGGACGCTTCAAAGTAACGGTCAACTTCAAAGTTATAGAAGGCAACAAGACCGAATTGACCATGCAGATGATTTTCCTTACCAAAGAAGCGCGCGATTTGGTTGTTGAAAAATATGGCGCCATTGAGGGCAATCGCCAGACCATGGCTCGCCTCGAAGAGTATTTAAAAACGATGACCCTTTAAAAACAAAATGATATGAGAAAACTGGTTCTATTTATGCACATGTCCCTAGATGGATTTGTAGCCGGTCCGAATGGAGAAATGGATTGGATACATGTAGACGATGAGCTTTTCGACTATGCAGGCAACCGTACCAACGAAGCTGACCTGGCACTATACGGTCGTGTTACTTACCAGATGATGGAAGGTTATTGGCCAACAGCAGCCGATCAACCCAATCCGAGTAAACACGATATAGAACACTCGACCTGGTATAACAAGGTCAAGAAAATAGTGTTGTCTAAAACACTCGATGAATCGAAGCTTAAAAACACGAAAGTCGTCAGTGGAAACCTCGCCAAAGAAATTGGCAAGATCAAAAATGACATTGGCAGCGAGATCATCATTTTCGGGAGTCCGTCTGCGGGGCACGCATTGATGGCCGAAAACCTGATCGATGAGTTCTGGGTCTTTGTAAATCCGATGGTACTTGGAAAGGGAGTCCCGATGTTCAAGAACTCGAATATCAAATTGAAGCTACTCACTTGCAAACAGATGAATTCTGGCGTGGTATGCTTTCATTATGAAAGGATAGTATAACAAAAAACAAAACTTATGACTGCTACGACAACAGCGCCTTTGGTGGTTGAACGCTTATTCAACGCACCCGTAGAAAAAGTCTGGAGTGCGATCACTGACAAAAAACAGATGAAGATCTGGTATTTTGACCTTGCTGAATTTAAGGCCGAAGTCGGTTTTGAATTCCAATTCAAAGGCGGCCCGGATGATCGCGTCTATTTGCACTTGTGCCAAGTGACTGAAGTAATTCCATTCAAGAAGTTGACTTACAGCTGGCGATATGATGGATATGAAGGCAATTCATTTGTGACCTTCGAATTGTCGGCACAGGGAAACAAAACACGTTTGAAGCTTACACACGATGGATTGGAAACCTTCCCTGCCAGTCCTTCGGATTTTGCAAGAGCAAATTTCGAAGAAGGTTGGAATTACATTGTCAATACTTCGTTGAGGAATTATTTGAATCCGGATTACCAAACCAGTGCAGTCACAAAAGCTTCTGCGAAGACAATTTTCGACAGTCTCACTTCAGGGATCACCAACTGGTGGACTTCCCAGGTTGAAGGTACAAGCAAAATCAACGGGGACATCTTTACAGTGCATTTTGGGAAAACATTCAAAACGTTCAGAGTAGAGGAAGCCGTGCCTGAAAAAAAAGTAGTTTGGGTGTGCCTTGACGCATTTATCGATTCAGCTTCTCTGGTTGACAAGCATGAATGGAAGGACACTAAAGTAGTTTGGGAAATCACTCCGGATGGAAATTCTTCAAAACTTACCCTAACGCACGTTGGCCTCAACGCTGAAGTGGAGTGCTACCAAATATGCGAAAAGGGATGGAACTATTATTTCAAGGAGAGCCTGCTCCAACTTCTGGATTCAGGAAAAGGAAATCCATCAAATTAAATTATCAGGATAAGAGAATGTAAGGAGTGGTCACTCACTCCTTTTTTTACTTTAAAAAAATCTTAGATTTTATTAAAAAATCTATAATCTGAATGAATTTCCAATGGAGATTCTGTAACGACCGGATAACCCTTAAAACATACCACTCGCATATTGAAAATCATATTATCTTGCATCAAATTGGTTTATAGTATCGATGCGGTTTTTTACTCCTTTAATCTTACTATTCTTCCTTGCATTTTCCGCTCTTGGGCAGGAAACGATCGTTACCGGCAAAATTACCGATGCTGCCACTGGTGATCCGATCCCATATGTAAACGTTGTCTTTAATGGCACGGGGGATGGTGTTACAACCAATTTTGAGGGGCATTTTCGCTTGCGCACGCTTGCCAAAGTCGATTCAATAACAGCTTCCTTTGTAGGCTACATCACGGTAAAGAAAGCCGTAGTGCGAGGTACCACGCAAGTAATCAATTTCCAGTTCCAGGAGGCCGTCACCCAATTACACGAAGTAGTCGTTACTCCGGGCATAAATCCGGCCTTTGCCATAATGCGAAATGTCATTGCGAATAAAAATAAAAATGACAAGCGCAGTCTGAATGCCTACGAATACGATGCCTACTCGAAGATGGAGTTGGATATCGATCATATTACCGAGAAGTTCAGGAAGCGCAAAGTGATGAAGAAAATCGCTAGTGTTCTGGATAGTGTCCAGCGAATTGCGGGCGAGGACGGAAAGCCTATTTTACCACTTTTCATCACTGAGTCTGTTTCCAAATTCTACTTCCGCGAAAATCCCAGCCTGAAAAAAGAAATCGTTGAAAAAAGTAAGATCAGTGGAGTTGGTGTACAAGACGGAACTATGCTCACGCAATTAATCGGTTCGTCTCTTCAGGAGTACAATTTCTACCAGAACTGGTTGAGTATCCTTCGCAAAGAATTTGTGTCGCCCATCGCTGACGGCTGGCGCCTCTATTATAAATACGATCTCATGGATAGCATGTACATCGATAAGGATTACTGCTACAAAATCGATTTCTATCCCCAAAGTCCTGAGCAATTGGCTTTCACAGGGTCTATGTGGATCACCAAAAACGAATTTGCTGTCAAGCAAATCGATGCTACAGTCAGCAACCAATCGGATGTCAATTTTATTGACCGGATAAAGATTCAGCAGGAGCTAACGCCTACAGTTGAAGGTCCGTGGATGCCGACTAAAAACCGTGTGCTCATCGACATTGGAAATATGTCCGCCAACTCAGCGGGTATGATTGCCAAATTCTATACAAGCAAAAAGAATATAGTTACCGGAAAACCTCGTCCTGCGTCATTTTACGAACAGCAGATTGAAGTGAAAGAGGACGCCCGGATGTTTGAAGACGAAAAATACTGGGACACACTGCGCCATGAACCGCTGAGTGCTACCGAAAAAAATGTGTACAAAATGATTGACACATTGAAGAATATCCCAATGGTTAAAACCTATGCAGATATTGTTCAGATAATCATTGACGGACACGTGAACCTCGGCAAAGTTAAATTGGGTCCGTACCTGAGCACATTTGCCTGGAATACCGTAGAAGGGTTCAGAGTTCAAGCCGGTTTCAAAACTACATATCAAATGAGCAAGCACTGGATTTACCAGGGCTATGGTGCTTACGGCTTTGATGACGATCGACCGAAATTCCAATTGCAGGCGACACGCGTACTTTCCACCAAACGATGGACGAGTTTCACTTTGCGCGCGCGCAGCGATATCATGCGTATTGGCGTTGATGACGAATCGCAAGCTATCAATTCACTTTTCCGGTCTGCGACCCGATGGGGTAACATTAGAAGAGGGTTTTATTTCAACGAGGCTTATGCCTCATTTCAGTCGGAGATTTTCAGGGGGTTCACGCAAAGGGTTTCCTATAGGCACCGTTCCTTCACACCGACATTTGAATTCGGCTACAAGGATATTGATGACAACACAAAGATTTACGACAACTTCAATTACGCGGAAGTAGTCATGGAGTCACGGTATGCACCTGATGAACTCTTCATTAAGAATCACAACGAACGGGTCAGCGTGGGGACCTTCAAAAAACCTGTAATCGTTTTTCGCTACACTCGAGGCCTGAAGAGCCTCGGAAGCCATTTTGATTACGATAAAATATTCATGAGTGTTTCGAAACGCGTGCGTATGGGCCCGTTGGGTATGGGTCGGTTTACTTTGTCAGGAGAGCATATTTTTAATGATCTCCCCTATCCTTTGCTGGCAGTTCACCTCGGTAACAGATCTCACGTTTATACTCCTATCACCTATAACCTGATGAATTTTGGGGAATTTGTGAGTGATCAATATGCTTCATTGAACTATCAGCAATTTTTAGATGGATTTTTGTTGAACCGCCTTCCCTTAATTCACAAACTGAAATGGCGCTTTGTAGCCACCGGCAACGTTATTTTTGGCGGAATGCGCAAGAGTAATCAGGATCTCATCTCAGAATATACTCCGGCTGGTAAGCTTTGCCAGCCAACAGGCTACCTTACTTATGGAAAGCCGTATGTTGAAGTTGGTTATGGAGTTGAGAATATTTTCCATTTTTTACGTGTAGACTTCGTCCACCGTCTCACCTATCTCGACCGCCCCAATACAAGAAGCTTTGGCGTCCTGTTTACTGCACAGCTGAAGCTGTAGCATATGTCTTGATCTGGACAAAATCTGTACTGCGACTACGTTAACTTGTGGTATGAAAATTCTTCTCGTATTTATTTTTTGCACAGCAATAAAAATGGCGATGGCCCAAAATGTGGTCCTTGTCGAATTATTTACTTCTCAGGGATGCTCCAGCTGTCCTGCGGCCGATGAAAATCTGGCTGAGATCGTTGAACAGGCTACTCAACGAGGCCACCAGGTTTATGGTTTGTCGTTTCATGTTGACTATTGGAACTACATCGGATGGAAAGATCCTTACAGCAAAGCCGAATTTACAGCCCGTCAAAGAAAGTACAGTTCAATCATGATGTCAGAGGGCGTCTACACTCCACAAATGATTATCAATGGCAGAGCTGAATTTGTTGGGTCAAATAAAAGAATCAGCTCACAAGAAATTGAGAAAGCTCTCCAGCAGAAAATGAGCTACCAGATTACGCTGGGGGAAGTAAATCAGCAAAACGGGAAAATCTCCGTTGCCTATTCGCTTGACAAGGCTCCCACCAACGAGGTGATAAATTTAGCGCTAGTTCAGAGCAATATATCAAATGACGTAACTGCGGGAGAAAATTCTGGGAAGAACCTGACTCACCGAAACGTAGTGCGTTCTCTCACATCGCTTCCCGCACAAAAAATGGGGATGATTGAAGTAGACGTCCCATCGAATATTACCTTTAACACGGTGATTCTGTTTGTACAAGATAGCCAATGGCACATCTCGGGAGCTGTAGGTAAAGCTCGATAGCGTTTAGATATTCCTCACGATAAGTTTAATTCAATTCTTTTGAATAATTTGCTACTTGAAGTGTTCTGGCATTTTGAAAAAGATATTTGTAATTGCCTTACTTATAGTATCGCCTTCCCTTGAAGCGCAGAAAAAATTCCGTTTTTGGTCGGACACTTCCAAAAATGATCGAAAAATAATCCTTCCCATTGCCGTTTATACGCCCGAGACGCATGTTGGCATTGGAGTATTGGGTATTAAACTGTGGAAAAACCTGGATGAGGGGAACGAAACAAGAACTTCCAATGCCGAACTCGTTGGTTTATACACCAGTCGCCAGCAACTGATCCTGATTCCCCGTTATACCATCTTCACGAAAGGTGAAAAATATCTCTTTGAAGGATTTGGGGAGGAACTAATCGGGTTTCGTGATTTCTATTTTGGACGGGGAGACAATACGCCTATCAGCAATCGCGAAAAAATAACATACGATGTCTTGGGTTGGGAGAATCGCATTGGGCGAAAAATCTTCAGACGCGAAAAATTATTTCTGGGACTTGAGACCCGGGCAATTCAATACTACAACATTCAACGGCAGCCAAACGGAGAGCTAGATACTACGCGGGTCACCGGCTATCAGGGCTCATCATCGATCGGGTTAGGTCCGGCCCTTACCTGGGATAAGCGTGATAATGTCGTGAACCCAAGCAAAGGCTTTTATTGGGACCTGAGGTATTCTGTTTATTCCAAGTCTTTGGGGGGTACGGTGAATTATCACCGAATACTGATCGACTTCCGGAAATACTTTACCATGAATCCTGCCAAGAGGCACATCCTCGCTTTCGAGCTGTTTGGCAATTTTGTGAAAGGCGATGCTCCATTTAAAGAATTGGCAGAGCTTGGCGGGCCGCGAATTATGAGGGGATATTACCGTGGCCGCTATCGCGACAATTACCTCACCGCTTTCCAGGCAGAGTACCGGATGCCGGTTTACAAAAGGATCGGAATTGTAGCTTTTGCAGGCTTGGGCAAGTCATACAATCCCAAGGAAGTAGATTTGAACGATCTCCACTATTCGCTTGGTGCCGGTATCAGGGCGAACATCAATAAAAGAGAACGGCTCAATCTTCGTCTGGACTATGCTTACGGTGACCCGGATCGCATTGGTTATTTTTACCTCGGATTCGCCGAGAGTTTCTAGGTCTACCTAAATGTGGTATTTTTCTGTTCCTGCGTTGAAAAGTATCCCAACCGCTGAACCCAAATACTTTTCCATATTTCGGGACACCTGTTGTATCTTGCCAAGATGAGTTTTGGTTATCCAGCATTTCTTTGGGCACTCTTCGCCCTTACCATACCAGTCATCATCCATCTTTTCAATTTTAGAAAGACCACACGTATTTACTTTTCCAATACCCGGTTCTTAAAGCAGGTAAAGGAAGAGACAACTCAAAAAAGAAGGCTTAAGCAATACCTGGTCCTCGCGTCCAGATTACTATTCCTGTTTTTCCTGGTCCTCGCATTTGCGCAGCCATTTCTTCCTGCCAAAGAGCAGCTTGCCGACCAGCGCAGCATCGTGATTTATCTTGACAATTCACTAAGTATGTCTACTCCGGTTGCGGAAAAGACAAGAGCGCTTGATGAAGCTATCCGAATGGCTCAAGGAATTATCGACTTGTTTCCTGCGGAATCAAGGTATCAGTTGATAACGAATGATTTTGCACCATTCTCCAACTCCTTTAAAACAAAGGCCGAAATAACAGATCTGCTTTCTCAGACGCGCTTGTCAGCTGTTAGCAGATCCGCATCCGAAGTCATTAACCGGATAAAAGAAAAAGGTGTGACTTTGTTTTGGCTTTCGGATTTCCAAAAATCTACTATTGGTAATACCGTGTCTCCGGATTCGACTTCACAAATCCGTTTGGTGCCACTGACACTCGAGGGCTATGCCAATGTCTTTGTAGATACTGCCTACCTGGACAATCCCTTTGCAATCGGGGGTGAGAAAAACACTTTGAAAGTGGTCCTTCGGAATAACGGCAAGAAGGGAGTTGAAGGTCTTGTTACCAAACTGTCGATTAATGGAGTACAGTCTGCAGCAACGTCTGTTAATATAGAGCCTACTAGTTTTGTCGAAATCCCTTTTGATATAGCCTCAGGCCTGAAAGGCAACAACAAGGCAACTATCAATTTCAGTGACTTCCCAATCAGTTTTGATAATGATTTTTACTTCACGCTTGGTTTTTCAAAACGCATTAACGTACTCGAGATAAAAGCTGCCGGAAGCACTCAATACGTTGAAAAGGTATTCGGAAATAAGGACGTTTTCTCTTTTCGCAGCTTCACATCCTCTAACCTCAACTACAGCCTGCTTTCTGCTGCAGACCTTGTCGTAGTGAATGGCCTGGATAAAATTGATGCTACGCTGGCGGATGCAATCAATTCCTATAAAGAACGGTACGGTGCCCTGTTGCTGCTGCCCGGTTTGCAGCCCGACCTGATTTCGTATCAAAAACTTATTTCAGCTCCACTGACAAAAGTTTCCGAAGGCGAACTAGCTGAACTTAATGCTCCTGATTTTCAAAATCCATTTTTTGCCAATGTGTTCGAAGACCGGAGCGTTTCTCTGGCCATGCCGCATGCAAGTCCTGTACTCACATGGGCAGATCGTTCGGCCATTCTTCGGTTCAAAAACAATCAACCGTTCCTCTCACAGTTTGGTAAAATATTTGTGTTGGCAAGTCCGCTGGATAAAAAATCAACTGACTTTTTTAACAACGCACTATATGTACCCGTGATGTATCGCATTGCCTCTTCCGGCAAAAAATCAGGACAATCGCTGTACTACCCGCTGTCTTTCTCCACTGTCACAGTTCCTTCAGATAGTATTCTTGGAGAGGAGCCCGCAAAATTGATTGGGGAGCAAGAACTCATTCCTTCTCAGCGCAACATCAACGGTCAGCTTCAGCTTGAACTCCCCAAGCATTCGGTTACGGCAGGGTTTTACAATGTCATTCACCGGAAAGACACACTTGGCTTACTGGCATTTAATATCGATAAGAAGGAGTCCAACCTGAACCAGTTTTCCAATGAAGAAGCAATGGCATTCTTTGGCGGTAAACCTTCTATTTCGATTTTCAAGGCCGCTTCTGCGGAAAGCTTCTCTAATGAAGTTAAAGAGAGGTATCTGGGTAAACCTCTATGGAAATATGCCGTATTACTTGCCCTGTTTTTCCTTCTGGCTGAAGTTCTTTTGATCCGTTTTTTGAAATGATGAAAAATAATTGAGAACTTTCGGGACCGAATGAGAATCCTCCTCCAATCCCCTCGAATTGTAAATACCGGGTCTCCTTTTCATTTGAAGAAAAAAAATGTGCTCATTGTCAATGGGCGTATTGCGGAAATAAGTGATAAGAATTTTCAAGCCGATAAAGTAATTGATGCTGACGGCATGATCTTAAGTGCCGGGTGGTTAGATCTGGGCACGTTTGTTGGTGATCCGGGTTTAGAGCATCGTGAGGACTTGTCATCGCTGACCAAGGCTGCGGCTGCGGGAGGGTTCACAGGTTTAGCAGTTCTACCCAATACACAGCCCACAGTACAAACAAAAAACGAGGTAAGCTATCTTACCCAATCCAACGACAACCGTTTGGTCCAAATCCATGCACTTGCTTCTGTCACAAAAAACTGTAAAGGTGAAGAGTTGACCGACATGATTGATTTGCATGAAGCCGGTGCTGTTGCATTTACCGACGGATTAAAACCGTTATGGCATACTGACATCTTCCTGAAATCTCTTCAATACCTTCAGAAATTTAATGGGCTGCTGATTGACCATCCCGAAGACATTTGGCTCGATCTTTTTGGCCAGATGCATGAAGGACCACAAAGTGCCTCGCTCGGATTAAAAGGGATGCCACGAATTGCGGAAGAAATTGCTGTAAGTCGCAACCTCAAATTATTGGAATACACCGGTGGCCGGCTTCATTTTGCAAAGATCTCATCTGCCAAGAGTATTAACCTGATCCGCGCTGCCAAGAAAAAAGGGTTAAATGTAAGTTGTGATGTCACCTCATTTCAGGCGCTCCTGCTCGACAATGAGTTGGAAAATTTTGATACCAACTACAAAACAAATCCTCCCCTTCGGGAAAAGAGTGATGCCGATGCAATTCTCAAGGGACTTAGTGACGACACTATTGACGTCATTTGTAGCGGGCACCTGCCTGTAGATGACGAAAGTAAATTTCTTGAATTCGATCAGGCTGATTTTGGAATGATCAACCTTCAGACATTTGCGTCACATCTTTCCGTGCTGGCGGAAGAGACAAAATTGGAAAGCATTATTTTGAAAGTAGCCGAGGCTCCTCGGCAGCTTCTATCTCTTGAGATTCCTAAAATCGATGTTGACGAAAAAGCCAACCTCACCCTATTTGATCCTAATTGCGAATGGGAATTCTATCCGGGAAATAATTTGTCCAAATCAAAAAACTCACCCTGGATAGGTAAAAAGCTAAAAGGCAAGGTGGTTGCCGTGTTAAATAATAATAAGGCGAAACTGGAAGAGTAAATTTAATTAACTTCCTTCTATGGAAGTTCGCGAACCACTGGCCGTCTACAACAAGACCAAACTTACGGTCGAAGAATACCTTGAATTTGAGAATGCTTCTCCAGAAAAGCATGAGTTCTTTAAAGGCGAAGTCTTTGCAATGGCCGGAGCGGCCCCAAGACATAATGTCGTTTTTTCAAATGTTTTTGGTGATCTGGCTTATAAGCTCAAAGGAAAAATATGCCGTCCCTACGGTGGTGATTTTCGCGTTCACATTCCTGAGAATACATTGTTCACCTATCCCGATATCTCCGTTGTCTGTGGAGATATCATTTCTTCAGAGGTTGATACCAATTCTTTTCTAGGGCCGACTGTCATCATTGAAATTCTGTCTCCATCCACAAAGGAATATGATCGCGGTGGAAAATTCGTACTCTATCGGGACATTCCTCAACTCAGAGAATATATCCTGATCGATCCCGAAGCAATTAGTGCAGAAGCTTTTCGAATCAATGAAACTAGCCATTGGGAAATTAGAACACTATCGGAAAATCGATGATGTCCTGAATATTCCGACTGTCAATGTTGTCCTTCCTCTGAATGAAATTTACCTGGACACTAAAATCTAATTTTTCTCGATTTACTGATTCAAGTGTTGCTTGTGCAACAATCTAAACCGATGCTGATTGAGCAATTTGTAAATCGCAGGCAAAATCAATAGCGTTAGGAATGTAGCTGAAATGAGACCGGAAATTACTACAACGGCCAACGGCTTTTGTGTTTCCGAACCAATACCATTCGATAGAGCTGCGGGCATCAAACCCAATCCCGCCATCAGTGCAGTCATAACCACAGGCCTTAAACGTGTTAAAGCGCCTTCATAAATTGCCCTGTCCAGAGGCAGACCAAGATCCCTGTTTTTATTAAACACAGAAACGAGAATGACACCATTTTGCACACAGACACCAAACAAAGCAATGAAGCCCACACCAGCCGAGATCGAGAAGTTGATTCCAGTAATATACAATCCAAGGATACCTCCGATCAAAGCGAATGGTACATTCATCAAAACCATACCTGCGTCTTTCGGAGAATTGAACATGAAGAACAGCCACATATAAATCAGTCCGATACAAATCGGCACGACAAGTTGCAACCGGTTTGTGGCTCTTACCTGATTTTCAAACTCACCGTTCCATGTCATTGAATATCCTTTGTCCAGGTGAACGCTTGCCCTCACCTTGGTTTGCGCTTCGGCTATAGTGCTACCCAAATCGCGGCCTCGAACTGAAAATTTGATAGGAATAAATCGCAGGTTTCCTTCACGGTAAACGAAAGCCGGGCCTGTTTGTAGTTTGATATCTGCAATTTCCCTCAGCGGAATTTTTGTGCCATTGGTACAGGGCACCAGGAGCTTTCCGATCTCTTTCTCGCTTTGGCGGAACTCAGGCAAATAGCGTACACGAATATCAAATCTCCGTTCGCCCTCGTACATTGTACTTGCCTGTCTGCCACCTACCGCCATCTCGATAATATCATTGGCTTCAGAAATATTCACCCCGTAGCGGGCGGTTTTATATCTATCCAATTCAATGCGCAATTCCGGCTGGCCCAGGCTTTTAAAAATACCAAGATCCTGAACACCCTCTACGGAACTCATTATACTCTTAACGGAATCGGCCAGTTTTTCAAGTTTACTCAGGTTATCTCCAAATATTTTGATCGCCATCTCGCCTTTCACACCGGAGACTGCTTCTTCCACGTTATCTGAAATGGGTTGTGAGAATCCAAACACCACTCCGGGAAACTGTTCTTCTAGCTTACTCTGCATATCTCGCACCAGCTCTTCCTTGCTCACATCCCTCGTCCAATCGTCCTTGGGATAGAGGTCTACAAAAAACTCGACATTAAAAAAACCGGTTGGATCAGTGCCATCATTCGGGCGACCGTTTTGCGAGATCACACCTTTAACCTCGGGGTATTTTGTAAATATGTGTCTCATTCCCTCCGACTCCACGTTCGCTTTGGAGAAAGAAATACTTTGTGGCATACTCGCACGAACATAGATCGAACCTTCATTCAGTTTCGGTAAAAACTCTGATCCAAGTTGCCGCCCCACGATGAGTGACCCGAGCAAAAGCAAAATGGAAAGAATTACACTCCGCGCAGGATGATCCATAGACCAGGTAAGTGCGGGAGCATAAATTCGTTCAAGCCCCTTCACCAATGGGTTTTCGCGTTCACGTACATTTTTATTGAGCAATAGTTTACAAAGCAAAGGAACCAGTGTCAGCGTAAATAATAATGCGCCACCTAAAGCGAAACCCATCGTGTAAGCTAGAGGCGAAAACATCTTTCCCTCTACTTTTTGAAAAGCAAAAATGGGAATCAACGCGGTGATGATGATCAGTTTTGAAAAGAAAATAGGCTTACCCATTTCAACGGATATTTTTTTCACAAATCCCATCTTCGTCATCAGGTTGAACTTCACCTTGCCGATCTCGTGCTGCTTGTGTGCGAGGTACACGAAGACCCCTTCCACCATCACCACGGCCCCGTCAATGATGATCCCAAAGTCTATCGCCCCTATCGAAAGAAGGTTGGCTGACATTCCTTTCAGACGCATACAAATAAATGCGAACAGCAATGCAAGTGGAATGATGATCGAAACCATCAGTGTCGCTCGCC
Proteins encoded in this window:
- a CDS encoding membrane protein, encoding MSFGYPAFLWALFALTIPVIIHLFNFRKTTRIYFSNTRFLKQVKEETTQKRRLKQYLVLASRLLFLFFLVLAFAQPFLPAKEQLADQRSIVIYLDNSLSMSTPVAEKTRALDEAIRMAQGIIDLFPAESRYQLITNDFAPFSNSFKTKAEITDLLSQTRLSAVSRSASEVINRIKEKGVTLFWLSDFQKSTIGNTVSPDSTSQIRLVPLTLEGYANVFVDTAYLDNPFAIGGEKNTLKVVLRNNGKKGVEGLVTKLSINGVQSAATSVNIEPTSFVEIPFDIASGLKGNNKATINFSDFPISFDNDFYFTLGFSKRINVLEIKAAGSTQYVEKVFGNKDVFSFRSFTSSNLNYSLLSAADLVVVNGLDKIDATLADAINSYKERYGALLLLPGLQPDLISYQKLISAPLTKVSEGELAELNAPDFQNPFFANVFEDRSVSLAMPHASPVLTWADRSAILRFKNNQPFLSQFGKIFVLASPLDKKSTDFFNNALYVPVMYRIASSGKKSGQSLYYPLSFSTVTVPSDSILGEEPAKLIGEQELIPSQRNINGQLQLELPKHSVTAGFYNVIHRKDTLGLLAFNIDKKESNLNQFSNEEAMAFFGGKPSISIFKAASAESFSNEVKERYLGKPLWKYAVLLALFFLLAEVLLIRFLK
- the pyrC2 gene encoding dihydroorotase, encoding MRILLQSPRIVNTGSPFHLKKKNVLIVNGRIAEISDKNFQADKVIDADGMILSAGWLDLGTFVGDPGLEHREDLSSLTKAAAAGGFTGLAVLPNTQPTVQTKNEVSYLTQSNDNRLVQIHALASVTKNCKGEELTDMIDLHEAGAVAFTDGLKPLWHTDIFLKSLQYLQKFNGLLIDHPEDIWLDLFGQMHEGPQSASLGLKGMPRIAEEIAVSRNLKLLEYTGGRLHFAKISSAKSINLIRAAKKKGLNVSCDVTSFQALLLDNELENFDTNYKTNPPLREKSDADAILKGLSDDTIDVICSGHLPVDDESKFLEFDQADFGMINLQTFASHLSVLAEETKLESIILKVAEAPRQLLSLEIPKIDVDEKANLTLFDPNCEWEFYPGNNLSKSKNSPWIGKKLKGKVVAVLNNNKAKLEE
- a CDS encoding hypothetical protein (frameshifted, insertion at around 670649), which produces MEVREPLAVYNKTKLTVEEYLEFENASPEKHEFFKGEVFAMAGAAPRHNVVFSNVFGDLAYKLKGKICRPYGGDFRVHIPENTLFTYPDISVVCGDIISSEVDTNSFLGPTVIIEILSPSTKEYDRGGKFVLYRDIPQLREYILIDPEAISAEAFRINETSHWEIRTLSENR